In Falco naumanni isolate bFalNau1 chromosome 5, bFalNau1.pat, whole genome shotgun sequence, the following are encoded in one genomic region:
- the CLDND1 gene encoding claudin domain-containing protein 1 isoform X2: MTTNCISFSLSDQFMEKYIEPGNHNSGTDLNRTYLWRLQFLLPFVSLGLMCFGALIGLCACACRSLYPAIATGVLHFLAGLCTLGLVGCYVAGIELLHKKLPLPDDVRGEFGWSFCLACVSAPLQFMAAALFIWAARTNRKEFTLLKAYRVA; encoded by the exons ATGACTACAAACTGCATCAGTTTTTCCCTCTCTGATCAGTTTATGGAAAAGTACATAGAGCCTGGGAATCACAATAGTGGCACGGATTTGAATCGTACAT ATCTCTGGCGATTGCAGTTTCTACTGCCCTTTGTCAGCCTGGGCCTCATGTGCTTTGGGGCTCTGATTGGGCTCTGTGCTTGTGCCTGTCGCAGCCTTTACCCAGCCATTGCCACTGGAGTCCTCCATTTCCTAGCAG gGCTTTGTACACTGGGCCTCGTTGGCTGCTACGTAGCTGGGATTGAGCTGCTCCATAAGAAGCTGCCCCTGCCTGATGATGTGAGAGGTGAATTCGGCTGGTCCTTCTGCCTCGCCTGTGTCTCAGCACCTTTGCAGTTTATGGCAGCTGCTCTTTTCATCTGGGCGGCTCGCACCAACAGAAAGGAATTCACTCTCTTGAAAGCGTACCGCGTGGCAtaa